The Arcobacter sp. CECT 8986 DNA window AGGGTTTCTTTAATTAAAGCTATGCAACTTTATGGTGTATCGTCTTTAATACTTTGTACTATTTCTATGTTTTTAATATTTTTGGAAAAGAACTTTGCTGGTGAAGTTTTATTTGGATTGAGTCTATTAGCAATGACTCTTTCTCTTATTATTGCTTTATATGAAATATTTATATCTGTTGATGCAATTAATTATGAACTTGAGGGTATAAAAAAATATACAAAATCATATAAAAAAGAGAAAAGAGATGAAAAGCATGATGAACATGACGAAGAGCATGAACATGAGCACCATGATATTATAAAAGATGATGAGGTAAAAGAGATATAACCTCATCAATCAAAAATATTATTCATACACCTTAAAATTTCATATGTTTTAGTTACATCATATGTCGCTGTATGATGTTTATTCTCATCAAATTCTATTCCATAAAAAGCACAAGTTTCATCTAACTTAGGATTTTTAATATTTCCATTTTTATTCTTTGCAGCCACTAAATACTTATTCTCTTTCATCGTACAAATATGATTTTTAAAATATACTTTTTTATTCAAATGTCTTAATTCAAAAGAGATATTATGAGCAACTAAAGTATCACAATCTTTACAAAACTCAAAAAAGTCCTCATCTTCTGTAAAATATGAAGAGTAAGATTTATCTTTTCTATACTCCATAATCATTTCAGGAGTTAATCTATGTACAGCAAAAGAGTAAGGATTTAAAGGATATCTTGATAAATAATATCTATGAAATTTATCTATTACATTTAGATTTTTGTCAAGCCTAACTGCTGCAACTTCAATAACATCACCAACACTTTTACTATTTGTTTCAAAATCAAGTATTATCA harbors:
- a CDS encoding DUF2721 domain-containing protein, which translates into the protein MKSINIAITTPALLFPAISLLLLAYTNRFLTTGQLIRGLSANARDGKVPRASKQIKNLKKRVSLIKAMQLYGVSSLILCTISMFLIFLEKNFAGEVLFGLSLLAMTLSLIIALYEIFISVDAINYELEGIKKYTKSYKKEKRDEKHDEHDEEHEHEHHDIIKDDEVKEI
- a CDS encoding 3'-5' exonuclease yields the protein MIILDFETNSKSVGDVIEVAAVRLDKNLNVIDKFHRYYLSRYPLNPYSFAVHRLTPEMIMEYRKDKSYSSYFTEDEDFFEFCKDCDTLVAHNISFELRHLNKKVYFKNHICTMKENKYLVAAKNKNGNIKNPKLDETCAFYGIEFDENKHHTATYDVTKTYEILRCMNNIFD